From the Cyanobium sp. M30B3 genome, the window ACCGGCTCATCCTCATCCTACGCTAGCTGCATCACAATGATCCATCGCGCCCACTCTCTAGATAAAGGCTGGAGCAATCGTTGATGGGGGAGATACGGGTTGGCATCATCGGGGCAGGGCCAGCAGGCCTCACATCAGCTTATCTGCTAAGCAAAGAAGGCCTGAAGCCCACCGTCTGGGAATTGGATCCGACTTACGTGGGGGGAATCTCCCGCACCGAGGTGTACAAGGGCTATCGCTTTGACATCGGCGGCCATCGCTTTTTCTCCAAATCGCAGGAGGTGGAGGATCTCTGGAGCGAGCTGCTTCCCGATGATCTGCTCACCTGTTCGCGTCTGTCGCGCATCTACTACCGAGGCAGGTTTTATTCCTACCCGCTCGAAGTTGGGGAGGTGATTAAAAATTTGGGCAAGCGCGAGTCGCTGCTCACTGTCGCCTCTTACCTCAAGGCGAAATTACTCTCAAATCCCGAACCAGATAATCTCGAAGACTGGGTGACAGGCAAGTTCGGAGGGCGCCTATACCACATGTTTTTCAAAAGCTACACGGAAAAGGTTTGGGGCATGCCATGCCGAGAAATCTCCGCCGACTGGGCAGCTCAGCGAATCAAAGGCCTGTCATTGAGCAAGGCGGCCCGGAATGCGCTGTGGCCACAGCCAAGCCCCACAGAGTCTGGTAGTAGTCGTGCCGCACAGATCAAGACCCTGATCACCTCCTTCCGCTACCCGCGCCTTGGCCCCGGCATGCTGTGGGAGGCAACGGCGGAGAAGGTCACCGCTAATGGTGGCAGCATCCGGATGGACACCAGGGTCACCGCTGTGG encodes:
- a CDS encoding NAD(P)/FAD-dependent oxidoreductase, whose product is MGEIRVGIIGAGPAGLTSAYLLSKEGLKPTVWELDPTYVGGISRTEVYKGYRFDIGGHRFFSKSQEVEDLWSELLPDDLLTCSRLSRIYYRGRFYSYPLEVGEVIKNLGKRESLLTVASYLKAKLLSNPEPDNLEDWVTGKFGGRLYHMFFKSYTEKVWGMPCREISADWAAQRIKGLSLSKAARNALWPQPSPTESGSSRAAQIKTLITSFRYPRLGPGMLWEATAEKVTANGGSIRMDTRVTAVEHTPADTWRVTARQGNQSSRHEVDHLISSAPLGWLIQTILPQLPEEVREAARGLRYRDFLTVALIVRPRVSFADNWLYIHDPDLKVGRIQNFGNWSAAMVPEPGMACYGLEYFTSEDESLWKMQDAELIALANRELEALQLVHPGDVLDAAVVRQPKAYPVYDDDYSHRRQIIRKALETHCPRLHVVGRNGMHQYNNQDHSMMTAMLTARNILSGEQIYDTWNVNQDAEYHEEKAGQGQIE